One region of Flavobacterium sp. GSB-24 genomic DNA includes:
- a CDS encoding sigma 54-interacting transcriptional regulator, whose product MGMLYNETPQSENLVKKSILIVEDQFVEAHDLQLILEKANYEVLGIARSVDQALGKLQTQTPDLVFLDIMLKGDKNGIDLAHILKNRNIGFIFISANSSKLILNEAKITCPYGFIIKPFREQDILTTLEIAFYRQQYSLESQLKHQFQLKNNITDLINSNLNLEDGLISFAKIIQTFISFDYLEAGFTDTEQYSNIGVIRKNIEEYQLVPVAKLSKIAEISSRELDETYKKSQIDLHPAIYSRESLINNFQVSPIKGIIAHNFGIKSYLVFPFSIGNSQKFSVTFYSRDYNAYSDENLNLLIPIESTICHFFTQLYSDKKTIIEPKTKAVPQNKELSEITKPGFEGIIGSSSQMATVFNYIKKVAPSETSVLILGESGTGKEKIAQSIHALSPRKEKPLIIINCGAIPENLAESILFGHEKGAFTGAQERRIGKFELADGGTIFLDEIGEMPLTLQVKLLRVLQEKNIERVGGSAPLKIDVRIIAATNKDLENEVAAGRFRMDLYYRLYVFPILVPSLRNRIEDIPELADHFIKMYSENMNIKPPTLSKAALQQLINYSWQGNIREMEHVIQRTLLLNEENTIKTIEFSPSSILKTEQNTESFSIKTMLENERDYILYILKKCNGKVSGAGGAAEILDINPSTLTSRIKKLEINKKIN is encoded by the coding sequence ATGGGAATGCTCTATAACGAAACCCCACAATCTGAAAATCTAGTAAAAAAAAGTATACTTATTGTTGAAGATCAATTTGTTGAAGCACATGATCTCCAGCTAATTCTTGAAAAAGCAAATTATGAAGTGCTTGGAATTGCGCGTTCTGTAGATCAGGCTCTGGGAAAACTCCAGACTCAGACTCCAGATCTTGTATTTCTAGATATCATGCTGAAAGGTGATAAAAATGGAATAGACCTGGCTCACATTTTGAAGAATAGAAACATTGGATTTATTTTTATTTCGGCAAATTCAAGTAAATTAATTCTCAATGAAGCCAAAATAACCTGTCCTTACGGATTTATTATCAAACCCTTTAGAGAGCAGGATATTTTGACTACTCTGGAAATTGCTTTTTATAGACAGCAATACAGCTTAGAATCTCAGTTAAAACATCAATTTCAACTTAAAAATAATATCACTGATTTAATAAACTCAAATCTAAATCTTGAAGACGGTTTGATTTCGTTTGCCAAAATAATTCAGACTTTTATTTCATTTGATTATCTAGAGGCTGGATTTACTGATACTGAGCAGTATTCCAACATAGGTGTTATCCGTAAAAATATAGAAGAATATCAACTTGTTCCTGTAGCTAAACTTTCTAAAATAGCGGAGATTTCGAGTAGAGAACTAGATGAAACTTATAAAAAATCTCAGATTGATCTGCATCCTGCTATTTACAGCAGAGAATCTTTGATTAACAATTTTCAAGTTTCTCCTATAAAAGGAATAATTGCTCATAATTTCGGCATTAAATCATATTTGGTTTTCCCATTTTCAATAGGAAACTCACAAAAGTTCAGTGTTACTTTCTACAGCAGGGATTACAATGCTTACTCAGATGAGAATTTGAATTTATTAATTCCTATTGAAAGCACCATTTGCCATTTTTTTACGCAGTTATATTCGGATAAAAAAACAATTATTGAACCGAAAACAAAAGCAGTCCCTCAAAATAAAGAACTATCAGAAATTACAAAACCAGGTTTTGAAGGCATAATTGGCAGCAGCTCACAGATGGCAACGGTTTTTAACTATATCAAAAAAGTAGCTCCCTCTGAGACTTCAGTTCTAATTTTGGGTGAAAGTGGAACTGGAAAAGAAAAAATTGCGCAAAGTATTCATGCTTTATCTCCACGAAAAGAAAAACCTTTAATTATTATAAACTGTGGTGCAATCCCTGAAAATCTGGCTGAATCTATACTTTTTGGCCATGAAAAAGGCGCTTTTACAGGAGCACAGGAAAGACGTATTGGAAAATTTGAATTGGCAGACGGAGGTACAATCTTTCTAGACGAAATTGGAGAAATGCCACTGACACTTCAAGTCAAATTACTGCGTGTTCTCCAAGAAAAGAATATAGAACGTGTTGGCGGATCCGCACCTCTGAAAATTGATGTGCGAATTATAGCAGCGACAAATAAAGATCTTGAAAATGAAGTTGCTGCTGGGCGCTTTAGAATGGATTTATATTACAGATTATATGTTTTTCCTATTTTGGTGCCTTCTCTTAGAAACCGAATTGAAGATATCCCAGAATTGGCAGATCATTTTATAAAAATGTATAGTGAGAATATGAATATAAAACCTCCAACACTTTCTAAGGCCGCTTTACAACAGCTTATAAATTACAGCTGGCAAGGCAATATTAGAGAAATGGAACATGTTATACAGCGAACATTACTGCTTAATGAAGAAAATACAATCAAAACTATTGAATTTTCGCCATCATCAATACTTAAAACAGAGCAAAACACAGAATCATTTTCAATTAAAACAATGTTGGAAAATGAGCGTGATTATATTCTTTATATTCTTAAAAAATGTAATGGAAAAGTTTCTGGAGCAGGCGGGGCTGCAGAAATTCTAGATATCAATCCTTCCACTTTAACTTCAAGAATTAAAAAACTGGAAATCAATAAAAAAATAAACTAA
- a CDS encoding sensor histidine kinase, with translation MKRKLCYYLTLLFICSAAAQVPVKVAKYDLPKKRLLLQLCSMYLYNANQGAIDADSSVVLAATAYKLPLMLAYDEGFSDKISIGSDLIEKGNIDKAKTLLANLKGEEKIKLLLQLGSFYLFKSGAKPIDLQSAKHYIDSAIAESNQIKTVKWQHQSMLLLGKYYFQANNQSQSIKCFSQVINECRKSKDKLGLARGLEAKADVLSNQDPEKEKILNEVISIYASLGLEEKRIENYSKITTIYFWSGRIREAKKRLYQNLVDLRKIDFAHQQFAETTISFLELYQHNIRPALYYALKSVKRMETENDYTFADIFYMRLGDVYNVYGHNQEALQLYQKSIKIGKNNLDTGAWYKSFFSAVAALSLKGNNKEAIAYINSMTAQYPPKSIFDKMSVAFIKANCYEALKDNIQAEKYFKEMDFYSKQLNTPETTREIAHQYTTMALFYINTNRPKLAQFYTDKILMFGKRGISTANTEMLNILLYKMDSINGNYKDALLHFQNYKKISDSVHGISKNQQIEELKIEYETKNKEQKIRLLNNQSKLQQSELQKSKLLNNVSSGSLVLLLIIIGLLYNRYRLKQRNHAKLEIKEREINQNNINLRHLLDEKEWLLKEIHHRVKNNLQTVISLLSSQAAYLNNDMALSAIKNSQHRIHSMSLIHQKLYKSENIATINMPSYINELVEYLKDSFSIGQRIRFEIRVEQLELDVAQAIPIGLILNEAITNSIKYAFPDNAGGIISIILEKTEGDQYLLTISDNGIGIDTALSANKSDSFGMSLIKGLSDDLEGKLVMENNNGTILKLEFKPEHPLNKKYLKKPDVTLDI, from the coding sequence ATGAAAAGAAAGCTGTGTTACTATTTAACTTTATTATTTATTTGTTCGGCAGCAGCTCAAGTGCCTGTAAAAGTTGCCAAATATGACCTTCCTAAAAAAAGGTTATTACTCCAGCTTTGTTCAATGTATTTGTATAATGCTAATCAAGGGGCAATAGATGCAGACAGCTCCGTTGTTTTAGCTGCTACAGCCTATAAATTGCCTTTGATGCTGGCATATGATGAAGGTTTTAGTGACAAGATATCAATTGGAAGTGATTTAATCGAAAAAGGAAATATTGATAAAGCAAAAACGCTTCTCGCAAATTTAAAAGGAGAAGAGAAGATTAAACTGCTATTACAATTAGGAAGTTTTTATCTATTTAAATCAGGTGCTAAACCAATAGATCTTCAAAGCGCAAAACACTATATCGACAGTGCAATTGCAGAAAGTAATCAAATCAAAACAGTAAAATGGCAGCATCAAAGTATGTTATTGCTGGGGAAATATTATTTTCAGGCCAATAATCAGTCCCAAAGTATAAAATGCTTTTCGCAGGTTATAAACGAATGCCGAAAAAGTAAAGACAAATTGGGTTTAGCGCGGGGTCTAGAAGCCAAAGCAGATGTTTTGTCTAATCAAGATCCAGAAAAAGAAAAAATACTTAACGAAGTGATCTCAATTTATGCTTCATTAGGATTAGAGGAAAAAAGAATCGAAAATTATTCTAAGATTACTACTATTTATTTTTGGTCAGGAAGAATACGAGAAGCAAAAAAGAGGCTCTATCAAAATTTAGTTGATTTACGAAAAATTGATTTTGCACATCAGCAGTTTGCAGAAACAACTATATCCTTTCTCGAATTGTATCAGCATAATATAAGACCAGCTTTATACTACGCCTTAAAAAGCGTGAAAAGAATGGAAACTGAAAATGATTATACTTTTGCAGACATTTTTTACATGCGTCTGGGTGATGTTTATAATGTATACGGCCATAATCAGGAGGCATTGCAGCTATATCAAAAAAGTATTAAAATAGGAAAAAATAATTTAGATACGGGAGCTTGGTATAAGAGTTTTTTTAGTGCTGTTGCGGCTTTATCGTTAAAAGGGAATAATAAAGAAGCTATTGCTTACATTAATTCCATGACCGCACAATACCCTCCAAAAAGTATTTTCGATAAAATGTCGGTTGCCTTTATTAAAGCTAATTGTTATGAAGCTTTAAAAGATAATATTCAGGCTGAAAAATATTTTAAGGAAATGGATTTTTATTCGAAACAGCTTAATACACCTGAAACAACCAGAGAAATCGCGCATCAATATACTACAATGGCTTTGTTCTACATCAATACAAACAGACCTAAATTAGCTCAATTCTACACAGATAAAATACTAATGTTTGGTAAAAGAGGTATTAGTACTGCTAATACAGAAATGCTTAACATATTGCTTTATAAAATGGATTCGATCAATGGCAATTATAAAGATGCTTTACTACATTTTCAAAATTATAAAAAAATTAGTGATTCAGTGCACGGTATTTCCAAAAACCAACAAATTGAAGAGCTAAAAATTGAATATGAAACTAAAAACAAAGAACAGAAAATCAGACTTTTAAACAATCAATCTAAACTGCAGCAAAGTGAATTGCAAAAATCGAAACTGCTTAATAATGTTTCGAGTGGAAGCTTAGTTCTTTTGCTGATAATTATTGGGTTATTGTATAACCGATATCGATTAAAACAACGAAATCACGCCAAACTGGAGATTAAAGAAAGAGAAATCAACCAAAATAATATTAATCTTAGACATTTACTAGATGAAAAAGAATGGCTGTTGAAAGAGATTCATCATCGGGTAAAAAACAATCTGCAAACGGTAATAAGTCTTTTAAGCTCGCAAGCAGCTTACTTAAATAATGATATGGCTTTGTCTGCAATAAAAAACAGCCAGCACAGAATACACTCCATGTCATTGATTCACCAAAAACTTTATAAGTCAGAAAATATTGCAACAATTAATATGCCCAGCTATATCAATGAATTGGTTGAATATTTAAAGGATTCTTTTTCTATAGGACAGCGAATTCGGTTTGAAATTAGAGTTGAGCAGTTAGAGTTAGATGTTGCGCAGGCCATTCCGATAGGGCTTATCTTGAATGAAGCCATTACCAATTCAATTAAATATGCTTTTCCAGATAACGCGGGTGGAATCATTAGTATCATACTTGAAAAAACAGAAGGAGATCAATACTTGCTGACGATTTCAGATAATGGAATTGGAATTGATACTGCTTTAAGCGCAAATAAATCTGATTCTTTTGGTATGAGTTTAATAAAAGGTCTGAGTGATGACTTGGAAGGAAAATTGGTTATGGAAAACAATAACGGTACTATTCTAAAATTGGAGTTTAAGCCAGAACATCCTCTTAATAAAAAGTATTTGAAGAAACCAGATGTAACTTTGGATATCTAA
- a CDS encoding alpha/beta hydrolase: MKTNSLNALILTTVVGRNEKDTAHGSETQYAELSGRTLAYRSIGSGTPIILSNRFRGTLDTWDPLFLDTLAENFRIITFDYTGIGYSTGTLPTNVISVAKDIKDLASYLKLDKIVVLGWSWGGLIAQAAALEYPELITRAVVIGAVPLGERVVEIGSAFLEAAVKPINDFDDEIILFYEPKSQKSIEAAKISYERIRKRLDVSKIPSTMEVFQLYFQAGGAAVEDKEGLRDKLKETTVPILVISGDNDISAAIENWFPLLRELPTVQIIILPHAGHAPQHQEPLLTAGYINTFLSQ, encoded by the coding sequence ATGAAAACAAATTCTTTAAATGCATTAATACTGACAACTGTAGTTGGCAGAAATGAGAAAGATACCGCGCATGGCAGTGAAACTCAATATGCCGAACTTTCGGGAAGAACACTGGCGTATCGCTCCATCGGTAGCGGAACACCTATTATTTTAAGCAACCGTTTTAGAGGTACTCTGGATACATGGGATCCATTATTTTTAGATACACTTGCGGAGAACTTTCGTATTATAACTTTTGATTACACTGGAATCGGTTATTCTACAGGAACACTGCCAACAAATGTAATCTCTGTCGCAAAAGATATTAAAGATTTGGCTTCCTATTTAAAACTGGATAAAATAGTTGTGTTAGGCTGGTCTTGGGGAGGATTAATTGCACAAGCTGCGGCACTTGAATATCCAGAATTAATAACTCGTGCAGTTGTTATTGGTGCGGTGCCATTAGGAGAAAGAGTAGTGGAGATAGGATCTGCTTTTTTAGAAGCCGCGGTAAAACCAATAAATGACTTTGATGATGAAATTATTCTTTTTTATGAGCCAAAATCTCAAAAATCAATAGAAGCCGCTAAGATTTCTTATGAGAGAATACGCAAGAGACTTGATGTGTCTAAAATTCCTTCTACAATGGAAGTTTTTCAGCTGTATTTTCAAGCCGGTGGTGCAGCGGTAGAAGATAAAGAAGGACTTAGAGATAAACTTAAAGAAACCACTGTGCCAATTTTAGTAATCTCGGGAGACAACGATATTAGCGCTGCTATAGAAAACTGGTTTCCGCTGCTTCGTGAGCTTCCTACTGTGCAGATTATTATACTTCCGCATGCTGGCCACGCTCCGCAGCATCAAGAACCATTATTGACTGCTGGGTATATAAATACCTTTCTGTCACAATAA
- the acnA gene encoding aconitate hydratase AcnA codes for MQNDIYNIKRQLKTQSGEFSYYSLTEMQQQGFNIEKMPFSIRILLENVLRNFDDFAITRENIETILNWKPEASDKDIPFKPARVLMQDFTGVPAVVDLASLRAEASRKGKNSEAINPLIPVDLVIDHSVQVDYFGTEYSYQRNMDEEYKRNSERYEFLKWAQQSFTNFNVVPPGMGICHQVNLEYLSKGVIERDGEVFPDTLVGTDSHTPMVNGIGVIAWGVGGIEAEAAILGQPVYFIMPEVIGLKLSGKIPLGSTSTDMVLTIAELLRKYGVVGKFVEVFGPGLDSLSVPDRATIGNMSPEFGCTVSYFPIDQKTLEYMRLSNRSEEQISLVEDYCKANMLWRTGNESINYTDVIELDLSTIEPTIAGPKRPQDKILLKNLQPSFVDILDKSFGRKYKKSEKQVSRWFAEGGSQPTITSSAPLPDETIIQEKTENGSISVEVSLGSEQFTLSDGAVAIAAITSCTNTSNPFVMIGAGLIAKKARERGIDTKSWVKTSLAPGSKVVTDYLIKADLLKDLEALKFHVAGYGCTSCIGNSGPLPPHVAKAAEDYDLVLASVLSGNRNFEARIHPQVKMNFLMSPMLVVIFAIAGRVDIDLLNEPITYDSNLLPVYLKDLWPQDDEINTVLREVLSPKQFQQCYESIFEGNSIWQQLPIPEQKNYRWDENSTYIKEAPFFKNLPENPKPLQDISNARTLLVLGDSITTDHISPAGSFKENSAAGAYLVSRGVEKSDFNSYGSRRGHDEVMIRGTFANVRIKNALADHEGGFTKFLPTGEEMNIYEASIKYREAQTPLIILAGKEYGSGSSRDWAAKGTFLLGVKAVLAESYERIHRSNLVGMGVLPLQYKNGENAAVLGLTGKEYFTITGIAEDIIPLKELDVTAVKENGEVLNFKVIARLDSKIEIEYYRNEGILQYVLRQFLQKA; via the coding sequence ATGCAGAACGACATTTATAATATTAAAAGGCAGTTAAAAACCCAAAGCGGTGAATTTTCATATTACAGTCTTACTGAAATGCAGCAACAAGGATTTAATATCGAAAAAATGCCTTTTTCAATTCGGATTCTTTTAGAAAATGTACTGCGAAATTTTGATGATTTTGCCATTACCAGAGAAAATATTGAAACCATTCTAAACTGGAAACCTGAAGCTTCAGACAAAGATATTCCTTTTAAACCTGCCAGGGTTTTGATGCAGGATTTTACGGGAGTTCCTGCAGTTGTTGATCTTGCATCGCTTCGTGCTGAAGCTTCTAGAAAAGGAAAAAACTCTGAAGCGATTAATCCGTTGATTCCTGTTGATCTTGTAATCGATCACTCTGTTCAGGTTGATTATTTCGGAACAGAATATTCCTATCAGCGTAATATGGATGAGGAATACAAGCGTAACAGCGAACGCTATGAGTTTTTAAAATGGGCACAGCAGTCTTTTACAAATTTTAATGTGGTTCCTCCAGGAATGGGTATCTGCCATCAGGTTAACTTGGAATATCTTTCAAAAGGTGTAATCGAACGCGATGGAGAAGTTTTTCCTGATACGCTCGTGGGAACTGACAGCCATACCCCTATGGTTAATGGAATTGGGGTTATTGCTTGGGGCGTCGGCGGTATTGAAGCTGAAGCGGCAATTCTAGGGCAGCCTGTATATTTTATTATGCCAGAAGTTATCGGACTTAAGCTTAGTGGCAAAATTCCGTTGGGATCAACTTCTACAGATATGGTTTTAACCATTGCGGAACTTCTTAGAAAATATGGCGTAGTAGGAAAATTTGTTGAGGTATTTGGACCAGGTCTTGACAGTTTGAGCGTACCAGATCGCGCAACTATCGGAAATATGTCGCCAGAATTTGGATGTACGGTTTCTTATTTTCCAATTGATCAGAAGACTTTAGAATATATGCGACTCAGTAACCGTTCAGAAGAACAGATAAGCCTAGTAGAAGACTATTGCAAAGCAAACATGCTCTGGCGAACAGGAAATGAATCTATAAATTATACTGACGTAATTGAACTCGATCTTTCTACCATAGAACCTACAATTGCAGGCCCAAAAAGACCACAGGACAAAATTTTACTTAAAAATTTACAGCCCTCTTTTGTTGATATACTTGATAAAAGTTTTGGCAGAAAATATAAAAAATCTGAAAAACAAGTTTCGAGATGGTTTGCTGAAGGAGGATCGCAGCCAACAATTACAAGCAGTGCACCTCTTCCAGATGAAACAATAATTCAAGAAAAAACAGAAAACGGAAGCATCAGTGTAGAAGTTTCTCTTGGATCTGAACAATTTACACTTTCTGATGGCGCAGTTGCCATAGCTGCAATTACTTCCTGTACCAATACATCCAATCCTTTTGTAATGATTGGAGCGGGATTGATAGCCAAAAAAGCACGTGAAAGAGGCATCGACACTAAATCTTGGGTAAAAACTTCGCTTGCACCAGGCTCTAAAGTAGTAACAGATTACTTGATAAAAGCTGACCTTTTGAAAGATCTAGAAGCTCTTAAATTTCATGTAGCAGGTTATGGCTGTACGTCTTGCATAGGGAATTCCGGTCCGCTTCCGCCTCATGTGGCAAAAGCGGCAGAAGATTATGATCTTGTACTTGCTTCTGTTCTTTCTGGAAATAGAAACTTTGAAGCGAGAATACATCCGCAGGTCAAAATGAACTTTTTAATGTCTCCAATGCTCGTAGTGATCTTTGCTATTGCAGGAAGAGTTGATATTGATTTGTTAAATGAGCCTATTACATATGATTCTAATCTACTGCCTGTTTACCTCAAAGATTTATGGCCTCAAGATGACGAAATTAATACAGTATTGAGAGAAGTACTGTCTCCAAAACAATTTCAGCAATGTTATGAATCAATTTTTGAAGGCAATTCAATATGGCAGCAGCTTCCTATTCCAGAACAAAAAAATTACCGCTGGGATGAGAATTCAACATACATAAAGGAAGCGCCATTCTTTAAAAATCTTCCTGAAAATCCAAAACCGCTGCAAGACATTTCAAATGCTCGAACATTGTTGGTTTTGGGAGACAGCATAACCACCGATCATATTTCTCCGGCTGGTTCCTTTAAAGAAAATTCTGCTGCAGGCGCCTACCTGGTGAGCCGCGGTGTTGAAAAAAGTGATTTTAATTCCTACGGTTCACGAAGAGGTCATGACGAAGTGATGATACGAGGAACTTTTGCCAATGTCCGTATCAAAAATGCACTTGCTGATCATGAAGGAGGTTTTACGAAATTCCTTCCCACAGGAGAAGAAATGAATATTTATGAGGCTTCTATTAAATACAGGGAAGCTCAAACACCTTTAATTATTCTTGCAGGAAAAGAATACGGAAGCGGTTCATCTAGAGATTGGGCAGCAAAAGGTACTTTCCTGCTCGGCGTAAAAGCGGTACTGGCAGAAAGTTATGAAAGAATTCATCGAAGCAATCTCGTTGGTATGGGCGTTCTTCCGCTGCAGTACAAAAATGGAGAAAACGCAGCAGTGCTTGGACTTACAGGTAAAGAATACTTTACTATAACTGGAATTGCAGAGGATATAATTCCTTTGAAAGAGCTCGACGTTACTGCTGTTAAAGAGAACGGAGAAGTATTAAATTTTAAGGTAATTGCAAGACTCGATTCAAAAATAGAAATTGAATACTATAGAAATGAGGGTATACTTCAATATGTTTTAAGACAATTTCTTCAAAAAGCGTAA
- a CDS encoding metal-dependent hydrolase, with the protein MKVTYYGHSCFSVFTNGKHILFDPFITPNELAKDVDVNAIKADYIFISHAHYYHIQDVELIAKNTGAKVLGNFEIYNWLLKKGIENSHPINPGGQYDFDFGTVKCVIAQHSSSFSDGSYGGIASGFVLTTAEGNFYYSGDTALTLDMQLIPKFTPLDFAVFPIGDGLTMGIEEAVEASKLVGVTKILGVHYDTFGFIVMDHQKAFDKFKNAGLQLYLPEIGSTIEL; encoded by the coding sequence ATGAAAGTAACTTACTACGGGCATTCTTGTTTTTCTGTATTCACCAATGGAAAGCATATTCTTTTTGATCCTTTTATCACACCCAATGAACTTGCTAAAGATGTAGATGTAAATGCCATAAAAGCAGATTATATATTTATTTCTCATGCACATTATTACCATATTCAAGATGTTGAACTTATTGCCAAAAATACTGGAGCCAAAGTGCTTGGTAATTTTGAAATATATAACTGGCTTTTAAAAAAAGGAATTGAAAATTCGCATCCAATTAATCCCGGAGGACAATATGATTTTGATTTTGGAACTGTAAAATGCGTAATTGCACAACACTCCAGCAGTTTTAGTGACGGCTCTTACGGCGGTATTGCCAGCGGTTTTGTACTGACTACTGCTGAAGGAAATTTTTACTATAGTGGAGATACTGCCCTGACTCTCGACATGCAGCTGATCCCTAAATTTACACCGCTTGATTTTGCTGTTTTTCCAATTGGAGATGGACTTACTATGGGCATAGAAGAAGCTGTTGAGGCTTCAAAATTAGTTGGCGTCACTAAAATTTTAGGTGTTCATTACGATACTTTCGGCTTTATTGTAATGGATCATCAAAAGGCATTTGACAAATTTAAAAATGCTGGATTACAACTTTATCTTCCAGAAATAGGCAGCACAATCGAGTTATAA
- a CDS encoding Crp/Fnr family transcriptional regulator codes for MEKLRKHIEEIIPITDEEFESIKPFFTIRRVLKNQYLIQQGDEAKYEYIIMSGIFRVFYLNEDGKEHIVQFATENWWMSDYIAYFNQKQANMYVVCMEPGEVLCLTLEGREQLSVILHKMEHFFRVKLTKGYIALQQRVISLLSNNPQQRYTEFAALYPNLIQKIPKKYIAEYLGVSRETLSRLYSNNK; via the coding sequence ATGGAAAAGCTGAGAAAACATATTGAGGAAATTATTCCGATTACTGACGAGGAGTTTGAATCAATTAAACCCTTTTTTACGATCAGAAGAGTATTAAAAAATCAATATTTGATTCAGCAGGGAGATGAGGCAAAATATGAATATATTATTATGAGCGGCATATTCAGGGTTTTTTATCTCAATGAAGATGGAAAGGAACACATCGTACAATTTGCAACAGAAAACTGGTGGATGTCTGATTATATTGCATACTTCAACCAAAAGCAGGCCAACATGTATGTGGTTTGTATGGAGCCGGGAGAAGTTTTATGCCTTACACTTGAAGGCAGAGAACAACTTTCTGTCATACTTCATAAAATGGAACATTTTTTTAGAGTAAAACTTACCAAAGGATATATTGCACTACAGCAAAGAGTTATTTCATTGCTTTCTAATAATCCGCAGCAGCGATATACAGAATTTGCGGCTCTTTATCCAAATCTCATTCAAAAAATTCCAAAAAAATATATTGCAGAATATCTCGGGGTCAGCCGCGAAACCCTCAGCAGGCTTTACTCCAATAACAAATAA
- a CDS encoding type 1 glutamine amidotransferase domain-containing protein — MKRLMIASMALAFFSSYAQNQKTTFKNETKMNKKILIIVSNANAIGPNNRRTGTFLPEVAHPYAEFEKANYQIDFASLTGETPYLDALNLANDPDNLAFLTGKGWETMQKAVKLSTVEVSKYDAVFVPGGLAPMVDMPENELLKKVIKETYERNAVVGAVCHGPVSLLNVKLSNGSYLVNGKNITSFTDEEEKGYAIADVPFLLETALTKQGAKFHAAAVWSAHSIADGNLVTGQNPASAKGVAEKMITILENSKK; from the coding sequence ATGAAAAGACTTATGATCGCATCAATGGCACTTGCCTTTTTTTCTTCTTATGCACAAAATCAAAAAACAACTTTTAAAAACGAAACAAAAATGAACAAGAAAATTTTAATTATTGTGTCTAATGCCAATGCAATTGGACCAAATAACAGAAGAACTGGAACATTTCTTCCAGAAGTAGCACATCCTTATGCCGAATTTGAAAAAGCAAATTATCAAATTGATTTTGCAAGCTTAACTGGAGAGACTCCGTATTTAGATGCTCTTAATTTGGCAAATGATCCTGATAATCTTGCTTTTCTAACAGGAAAAGGATGGGAGACGATGCAGAAGGCGGTTAAACTTTCTACTGTAGAGGTGAGTAAATACGACGCTGTTTTTGTTCCTGGCGGATTAGCTCCAATGGTGGATATGCCGGAAAACGAATTGCTAAAAAAGGTGATTAAAGAAACCTACGAACGCAATGCAGTTGTAGGAGCAGTATGTCACGGTCCCGTATCTTTACTAAATGTAAAACTAAGCAATGGCTCTTATCTCGTAAATGGAAAAAATATCACTTCTTTTACAGATGAAGAAGAAAAAGGTTACGCTATTGCAGATGTACCGTTTTTATTAGAAACAGCATTAACAAAACAAGGAGCAAAATTCCATGCTGCAGCAGTATGGTCAGCTCACAGTATTGCAGATGGTAATTTGGTTACTGGTCAAAATCCTGCTTCCGCGAAAGGCGTAGCAGAAAAAATGATTACTATTTTAGAAAATTCTAAAAAGTAA
- a CDS encoding putative quinol monooxygenase, translating to MENQNPVHVFATWKVKEGQLENVLELLKTVHAESIKEEGNLFYKIHQSNSDANTIVLFEGYTNEAAVAEHRNSAHFQDFVLGKIVPLLDTREILLATPLQY from the coding sequence ATGGAAAATCAAAATCCAGTTCATGTTTTTGCTACATGGAAAGTTAAAGAAGGTCAGCTTGAAAATGTTTTAGAATTACTAAAAACGGTACATGCTGAAAGTATAAAAGAAGAAGGTAATTTGTTTTATAAAATTCATCAAAGCAATTCAGATGCTAATACAATCGTATTATTTGAAGGATATACTAATGAAGCTGCAGTTGCAGAACATAGAAATTCAGCTCATTTTCAAGACTTCGTCTTGGGTAAAATTGTCCCTTTATTAGATACTAGAGAAATTCTTTTGGCAACACCTTTGCAATATTAA